CCGAGTTCATTCTCTGAAGTAGGTCTTTAAAACTTCCATCCTGAACATGGGAAAAGACGGAGGACCCTGCTATTTCTAAGGTACTATTACTAGGTTGAGGCTGAACATTAAACCTCTGATTAAATGTCCCCAGATCTTCTTCATCTTGAGTGTCTGGTGAAGCTATGCTGTCTGCATGCTCAGAAGTATTCTGCTCCACCCAAGAGTAGACAGGATCTGCAATAATGTCTGACATTAAAAGAGAGGATTCTCTGCGTTTGTTTGAGTAATTTCTTTCCATATCTTCACCTAAAAGTTTGTATCTTTTCACATTCAGCCTTGTATCCTCTTCCTCACTAGAATCCAATGCAAACACAAAAGTCTTTTtaggatttttcttttctatgctgTGAGACAAggactctttctttctttctgctgtTAACTTATGGAAGGATTTCTGAGCAGAAGTtggcctttttcttttctgtctgcCATTAAGACTGTGAATCTGTTTCTTTTTCATACCTAAACGAAGATTTCTAAAAAGAACACAAAGGTATtcatgaataagaaaaaaaaatcataaagggAGGAGTAAAAGGAGTCTTGCTTCTTGCAAGGAGTCCACAATATAACACTGGGTTATTCTGCTACATTTTACAATCAGTTGTGTAATTACCCAGAATGcacagcaaaaaaagtaaaagaaaatcgtTAGAGGAAGCATCAGGGTCACATAGGATGAGGGGAAGCGAAAAGCCATTAAAGTACATTAGTTACTTGACCCTGAACTTCTTTTGGAGTCTTTAATAGTCATAGGCATGTAGAAGACAAACAAAGTAACAGCGGGGctaacattttacacattatGTCCCCCACTGCCTCCCTAGTAGGGTAGGCACATACAACAAATTGTGGTTGGTTTACAGATCAAATATTCCATCTACTGTACACATCAGCCATAACAGTTTAAGAAAGTCAGACATACAAAATATAGGATACAAGaatccttaaagctgaacttcctatagatacacaacacacacatttttgaagatctgtaatcattattattttatttctttttttaatgcaggaagTACTTGAACTTGTTCCAGTATTAGCCTCTTGCTGTAGTAGGGCTGAAGTGTCAGAGAAAAGAACAGGGAAAATAGCAAACAGTTCCTATTGCAACAAAATCTGATGAATGAATGGGAGAtttcttttattcttatttttgtttGGAGTTCTGATTTAGGGGTTGACACTACTACTTTTGTATAAACACATACATCTATACAAAGATTCCCTTGCATCAGAGGCTGCATAATCCTAAATTGTGTGGGAACTTTAACAAAGCTATAATTGCTGTAAATATTTATCTTCTCAAACTGCATTCTACTTCACTTTTCGAATGTCAGCTGTGATGCCTCCACAATGTAACCCTGCTATTAGAAACTGTagaaaaagtttaataatatttccATCTTACCTCTTTAGAAATGAGTGTATCCTGCAGCATCTTACTGAAAGGTTACCCGTTTGTCTTTTGGTTCTAAGTTTCCTCACAACATAATTCAAAGTTCTATAACACAAGAATAAAATCACATTGATCAAACAATGATAGAAGTTTTAAAGAATAACAGGGAACAACAAGAAAGTTATTAATCATTCTTGATGaaagttacaaaacaaaaaaaggtaaacaatgAAAGGCTTATATTGTGAATTGGTATGACATACAAGAATATTTTTTAggataaaagtataaaaaggtaCTCCCTATGCATAAAGAACGCAGTGGGTTCACTGATGATGATGACACAAGattccccaaaaaatatataaataaaaaaaggacatatcAGGTCTAGATAACTTTATGGTAAACCCTGAAGGTGCAAACTGGAAAGCAATATTAAACACTTCCAAGCCCAAGAAATGATACACacaagtaatatattattatagatttgatattttacatataattcCCTAACAcattctaaggccaattttagaggcAATCCTAATAACATACCAATATGTTTCTGGGTTGTGCGAGAAGCTGGAATGCTCTGAGAAAACCCCATGCATATAGGGCTTTATTGAGAAAACAGCAACATTTAGGGCTTTATTGAGAAAACAGggaacattcccttgtgggaatcttccaggtccatgtgtttcaatggcagtaattacttcccaccagggaatatttggggAAATTTGGGGTTAGATTTCCTGGTTTATAAACAACACTTAACCTCCATGCAGTTAATGTCCCATCCAAGTGTTAATCCATTAGCACTGTGCCAAGCACCAATTTACAACTTTTTCACTGTCCCCTTTTTTAATAgagtaacatttattttgtgaCAGACTTAAaggtatatacaaaaaatattcctTTCTTTTATGGCAGTATCTTGTAATCTCAGCTATACCCAACCAAAGTTTTGTACTACTAAATATATTCACTGCCGTGGCATTCTACGGTCTATCTTTTTCCAGAAACCCCTCAAATAAGTGTTAATAAAAAAGTCTTTGGGCACATATACTTAATATAAGTACTCTATAACCCCTTGGTCCCAGTCAAAcggttattattttattaaaatgggaGCATCAAGATTTTACCAAAACACACTAATAAATACAATTCTGCAGGATTTACCAATGTGCCAATAGAAGGTCTAAATGTGAACATGTTACCATAGAAGTCAACCTATCTGGAAATCTTTTACATCACTGTCAAATtttccaaatacaaaataaaataaaaaaaaatgacattttacatttttaatgcttttattcaaatttctttttagatttttagaagaCAACCTGTTTTGTTCCCCtttcttccttttgtttcttttttctgtggGAGCTCTGTTTATCATCATCCAGAATTGACTGCGCCAGTGGCTATATCCTAGAAAGAAAAGAGACAGGGTTAAGCCAGACTACAATCGACAGCTGTAACCATTTCATAAGTGTATAGGTCTGACAATGCTTTTATGCGACATGCTTTAAACAAGCATTTATTCAAAAAAGGGTTACATCATGACAAtgttttaaaaggtaaatatttttgttcaatgCCATTTCTTTCCAAGAAATTTTTTCACATGAGTCACAcccagggtagctaaaacagtgaaatagaataataaatggaGCCTTACCTAACCCGCCGGCATCCTTCTCCGCAATCTCGGTCTTCTTGTTTCCTCCGGTCGGAgtcttctgcatccgatgagtcaccagggagttcgcGGTGACATCAGTGTGCGCGGATGTTCTGTTCGGGGcacggcaggaatttcaaatctatttgtattgcattcaatacaaaataactgttttgaatgcaatacattggatttatgaaatatttggattcattaacatttattttacattataatatatatatattaatttatttaatttattattttgacatgattttgtgtttcaaactttattatactcataccattatattatactgtaaaataaattttcatgaaaagttatgtaccgcttttagacataaatccagacaaatGAACCGCTCAGCAGGATAAAGAAAAATAGATCTCTCTCACAACAATTTAAAGACTTACCTCTTGCTTTGCAGCACCCTTTTTGtgacaaaacattttactgtCTAAAAAGGTATTACCACTGTCATGATGTGACAAACTTCTTAACATAAAAATCTCTACCTGGTTGTACATTAGCTGGTTTAGCAAAATTCAGACACCTTGACAAAAGTTTTTTGGTTATATTAAGGCACCTGATTAGCGGTCACTGAATACTAGGCCAGTTTTTGTTTTAGCTGCAGTTGCTTTTTAACTTTAACAGGTTttgaaacaacaaataaattaagCAATTAAGAGATCatgcacaggatttttttttaaccaacctGGCTTTTTTGGAATTTCTTCATCAGcatgtttgtttttcttggctTTCTTgtaacattttctgcattctctGCATAAGTATTGTTTGGCACATTTCTCCATAGTCACCCCTGATTCATAGCCATCTAGTGTCTCATAACTGTATTCAATGTTATTGGAACGTGTACTGTAGGAGTCGTCTATAAAGGGCTCATGGTACAGTTGGCCATCAGCGCCATTTTGCTTTTTACCGGCAGAATATGTAGAGGACTTTGTATCCACGCTACATTTACTCATGTAAACCAGTGAGATGTTCTCTTTCTTGTCAGTAGAAAACACCGATTTGCTACATTTGTAAATCCTAGATTCTGACTTCCAACTCTTCGAAAATTGTGTTAACATTTCTAATGCCGACTGAGGAGACGAGGCACTATTAGGGCTGACCGCACTGTTGTTGTCCACCGTGGAAGAATTTTGACTACTGCAGTATATACTTTCTTCATCTTGTGCAATGGAATGATATCTtcggaaaaatataaaaatgaagtaaata
The Pyxicephalus adspersus chromosome 7, UCB_Pads_2.0, whole genome shotgun sequence genome window above contains:
- the LOC140335740 gene encoding uncharacterized protein: MEMNEAFERLYHSIAQDEESIYCSSQNSSTVDNNSAVSPNSASSPQSALEMLTQFSKSWKSESRIYKCSKSVFSTDKKENISLVYMSKCSVDTKSSTYSAGKKQNGADGQLYHEPFIDDSYSTRSNNIEYSYETLDGYESGVTMEKCAKQYLCRECRKCYKKAKKNKHADEEIPKKPGYSHWRSQFWMMINRAPTEKRNKRKKGEQNRTLNYVVRKLRTKRQTGNLSVRCCRIHSFLKRNLRLGMKKKQIHSLNGRQKRKRPTSAQKSFHKLTAERKKESLSHSIEKKNPKKTFVFALDSSEEEDTRLNVKRYKLLGEDMERNYSNKRRESSLLMSDIIADPVYSWVEQNTSEHADSIASPDTQDEEDLGTFNQRFNVQPQPSNSTLEIAGSSVFSHVQDGSFKDLLQRMNSGFLRSGIVREKQL